Proteins encoded by one window of Candidatus Ancaeobacter aquaticus:
- a CDS encoding NADH-quinone oxidoreductase subunit C has product MLEEQKLATIQKDDLLKSVKEYHDKGYRLIQISCTKLDTFELTYSFDKDYEFTSIRLQIPLSNPQLPSISNIYWSAFLYENEIHDLFGIKVKDLALDYKGNFYRMSLKTPFNITKKE; this is encoded by the coding sequence ATGTTAGAAGAACAAAAACTTGCCACAATACAAAAAGATGATTTACTTAAAAGCGTAAAAGAATATCATGATAAAGGATATCGCCTTATACAAATATCATGCACAAAGCTTGATACATTTGAGCTGACATATTCTTTTGATAAAGACTACGAATTTACCAGCATCCGATTGCAGATTCCTTTATCAAATCCCCAATTACCAAGCATAAGCAACATATACTGGTCTGCGTTTCTGTATGAAAATGAAATCCATGATCTTTTCGGAATAAAAGTTAAGGACTTAGCACTCGACTACAAAGGGAATTTTTACCGCATGTCACTAAAAACACCTTTTAATATTACTAAAAAGGAATAA
- a CDS encoding NADH-quinone oxidoreductase subunit B family protein, which produces MSSLKKSPWVFHYDGSSCNGCDIEVVACLTPVYDVERLGIINTGNPKHADILLITGAINEQNKSVVKTIYEQMPEPKVVVAIGVCATSGGIFSECYNVGGGVHTVLPVDINVPGCAARPEAIIDGISQSLTILAQKNTLRKERSC; this is translated from the coding sequence ATGTCATCACTAAAAAAATCACCGTGGGTATTCCACTACGACGGCTCAAGCTGTAACGGATGCGATATTGAGGTTGTCGCTTGTTTAACCCCAGTTTATGATGTCGAACGGCTCGGGATCATTAATACGGGAAATCCCAAGCATGCAGATATTCTCCTTATTACCGGCGCGATAAACGAACAAAATAAAAGTGTTGTAAAAACTATTTATGAACAGATGCCTGAACCAAAAGTTGTCGTAGCAATTGGTGTCTGTGCAACATCAGGAGGTATTTTCTCCGAATGTTATAATGTTGGTGGCGGTGTACATACCGTGCTTCCGGTAGATATTAATGTTCCCGGATGTGCCGCACGGCCTGAAGCAATTATTGACGGCATTAGTCAGAGCCTCACCATATTGGCACAAAAGAATACGTTACGTAAGGAGCGCTCATGTTAG
- a CDS encoding NADH-quinone oxidoreductase subunit H, whose translation MTKLIIVLIYIIGAPILGGLLSGIDRKITARMQGRVGPPIIQPFYDFFKLLQKETLVVRRSQNLYILFYLIMTIFTGVIFFAGENLLLVIFALTLAEIFLVLGAFKASSPYSTIGAHRELIQIMSSEPTLIFCAIGMYLTTKSFHVSHIITSPQALFLYLPGLLIALILTLVIKLRKSPFDLSTSHHAHQELVKGLTTEFSGKALAMIEIAHWYDSIIMFGIVYLFFGCYPVFGLIAASCIFSLVLLIDNTTARIKWQLMLKSCWLISMICGFINVMIVYYVMR comes from the coding sequence ATGACAAAACTCATTATTGTTCTCATATATATTATTGGCGCCCCGATTCTTGGGGGACTTCTCTCAGGTATTGATCGAAAAATTACTGCTCGCATGCAAGGGAGAGTAGGCCCCCCAATCATACAGCCGTTTTATGACTTTTTTAAACTTTTGCAAAAAGAAACACTTGTTGTGAGAAGATCACAAAATCTGTACATCCTTTTTTATCTTATAATGACAATCTTTACCGGTGTAATATTTTTCGCAGGAGAAAATCTTTTACTGGTTATTTTCGCACTTACCTTAGCTGAGATTTTTCTCGTTCTCGGCGCTTTTAAAGCAAGTTCTCCTTACAGCACTATAGGCGCACATCGTGAACTCATACAAATCATGTCTTCTGAGCCTACACTTATTTTTTGTGCAATTGGCATGTATCTAACAACAAAAAGCTTTCATGTTTCACACATAATTACTTCGCCCCAAGCACTATTTCTTTATTTACCAGGCCTCCTTATCGCGCTCATTCTCACTCTTGTCATTAAGCTCAGAAAATCACCGTTTGATCTTTCAACATCTCATCATGCACACCAGGAACTCGTAAAAGGTTTAACGACAGAATTTTCAGGTAAGGCACTGGCAATGATTGAAATTGCTCATTGGTACGACAGCATTATTATGTTTGGTATAGTGTATTTGTTTTTCGGGTGCTATCCTGTCTTTGGACTCATAGCAGCATCCTGCATCTTCTCATTAGTACTTTTAATTGATAATACAACCGCTCGAATTAAATGGCAGCTCATGCTCAAAAGCTGTTGGCTTATTAGTATGATATGTGGATTTATTAATGTAATGATTGTATATTATGTAATGAGGTAA
- a CDS encoding proton-conducting transporter membrane subunit has product MHILIFLILFPLVIACAILFAKHDSFRNTIITASVFIIICGTLFLLGTHYHKELLFYPAQYAFIQPLMIVIEIALAGYVLFTGIKHKRPLTYILISIQTSIMIIFELLSTKKIVTTNNLFVDRFSIIMALIVGIVGGLVALYSIGYMKELHNNHKELKDNRNFLFFVVFVFLSAMFGIVFSNNIKWLYFFWEITTLSSFFLIGYKQTDEARRNSFWALELNIIGGITFLLAIIYLSNTSGVIELDKMIAMGKVTMLIPVTLICVSGLIKAAQLPFSSWLLGAMAGPAPSSALLHSSTMVKAGVYIMLRFCPIFQNTYTGFIIALIGGISFLVCSLIAIAQKSSKSVLAYSTIANLGLIVLCAGIGTAEAMWAALLLIMFHAVSKCLLFLCVGTVENKIHSIQIEDMSGLILRLPKISIMMQIGMAGMFLAPFGMLISKWAALKALVDYNPLFCVFVVFGGAATIFFWIKWIGTLITVTETKTNIEHDTPKSEMYSLMTLSFLTVGLCLFFPLICNILIEPYLIEMYGSPVTLGYDNILIMITMLAMVLLFPLSFYYYGKKVRVTKPYLGGANTESDNQFYGAAGSIKNMSMENYYMQNYFGAQILSKPSVIITLILTLLMVGLSLL; this is encoded by the coding sequence ATGCACATATTGATTTTTCTCATTTTGTTTCCGCTGGTAATCGCGTGCGCCATTCTCTTCGCCAAACACGATTCATTCCGCAACACCATAATCACCGCTTCAGTTTTTATTATTATATGCGGGACACTCTTTCTTCTGGGAACACATTACCATAAAGAGCTACTATTTTATCCGGCACAATACGCATTCATTCAACCTCTCATGATAGTTATTGAGATAGCACTCGCAGGATATGTCTTGTTTACGGGCATTAAGCATAAACGACCACTCACCTATATACTCATATCTATTCAAACATCGATCATGATCATTTTTGAACTTCTCAGCACAAAAAAAATAGTTACTACCAACAATCTTTTTGTCGATAGATTCTCAATCATTATGGCGCTCATTGTCGGCATTGTTGGCGGGCTTGTCGCATTATATTCTATTGGCTATATGAAAGAACTGCACAATAACCATAAAGAATTAAAAGATAACAGAAATTTTTTGTTTTTTGTCGTATTCGTGTTTCTCTCGGCAATGTTCGGCATAGTGTTTTCAAACAATATTAAATGGCTCTATTTCTTCTGGGAGATCACAACTCTGAGTTCCTTCTTCCTGATCGGATACAAACAAACGGATGAGGCAAGAAGAAATTCTTTCTGGGCTCTCGAACTAAATATCATAGGGGGCATAACATTTCTACTGGCAATCATATACCTCAGTAATACATCAGGAGTGATCGAACTGGACAAGATGATCGCTATGGGTAAAGTTACCATGCTTATACCCGTAACCCTTATCTGCGTATCCGGCCTCATTAAAGCGGCGCAACTGCCATTCTCATCCTGGCTTTTAGGCGCAATGGCAGGACCAGCTCCATCATCTGCCCTGTTACATTCAAGCACCATGGTTAAAGCAGGTGTGTACATAATGTTACGCTTCTGCCCTATTTTTCAGAATACTTATACAGGATTTATTATCGCCCTTATTGGCGGAATATCATTTTTAGTATGCTCACTGATTGCTATTGCGCAGAAATCTTCTAAAAGCGTTCTTGCATATTCAACTATTGCCAACCTTGGATTAATCGTTCTCTGCGCAGGTATCGGTACTGCAGAAGCAATGTGGGCTGCATTGCTCCTCATAATGTTTCATGCAGTATCAAAATGTCTTCTGTTTCTTTGCGTCGGTACCGTTGAAAACAAGATTCACAGTATTCAAATTGAAGATATGTCAGGACTTATACTTCGCCTGCCAAAAATATCGATCATGATGCAAATAGGTATGGCAGGAATGTTTCTTGCACCGTTTGGCATGCTTATCAGCAAATGGGCTGCACTAAAAGCGCTTGTTGATTATAACCCTTTATTTTGTGTCTTTGTTGTATTTGGCGGAGCCGCAACTATTTTCTTCTGGATAAAATGGATCGGCACTTTAATTACTGTTACCGAAACTAAAACAAATATTGAGCATGACACACCAAAAAGTGAAATGTATTCTCTTATGACACTTTCATTTCTCACTGTCGGTCTTTGTCTTTTCTTCCCCCTTATATGCAACATACTCATCGAACCCTATCTCATTGAAATGTACGGTTCACCGGTAACCCTCGGCTACGACAACATTCTTATCATGATAACCATGCTTGCAATGGTTCTGCTCTTCCCGCTCAGTTTTTATTATTACGGAAAGAAAGTAAGGGTTACAAAGCCTTATCTTGGCGGCGCGAACACAGAATCAGATAACCAGTTTTATGGCGCGGCCGGTTCAATAAAGAATATGAGCATGGAAAACTATTACATGCAAAATTACTTTGGTGCTCAAATATTATCTAAACCATCGGTCATTATTACATTGATTCTCACACTCTTAATGGTAGGACTTTCATTGCTATGA